A part of Phoenix dactylifera cultivar Barhee BC4 chromosome 2, palm_55x_up_171113_PBpolish2nd_filt_p, whole genome shotgun sequence genomic DNA contains:
- the LOC103719588 gene encoding probable cinnamyl alcohol dehydrogenase 6 produces the protein MTETTPNHTQTVEGWAAMDSSGKIAPFVFKRRENGEDDVTIKILYCGICHTDLHQARNDWGITKYPVVPGHEITGVITKVGSNATNFKVGDRVGVGFLAASCLECEFCKASEENYCDDVQFTYNGFFWDGSITYGGFSKMLVADKRYVVHVPDSLPLDAAASLLCAGITVFSPMKHYMCQPGKKLGVVGLGGLGHVAVKFGKAFGLHVTAISTTPSKEKDAKERLGADDFIVSTDIERMKSGARSLDCIIDTVPVKHALGPILNLLTVRGTLVLVGVPDKPVDLPSFPLIFGKRNVAGSMVGGMKETQEMMDFCGKHNITCDIELVKPDQINEALDRIARNDVRYRFVIDIDASSDH, from the exons ATGACGGAGACGACGCCAAACCACACGCAGACGGTGGAAGGATGGGCGGCGATGGACTCGAGCGGGAAGATAGCGCCTTTTGTCTTCAAGAGAAG GGAGAACGGGGAGGACGACGTGACCATAAAGATACTCTACTGCGGCATCTGCCACACTGATCTCCACCAGGCCAGGAACGACTGGGGCATCACCAAGTACCCCGTTGTGCCTGG GCATGAGATCACTGGAGTGATCACCAAGGTGGGGAGCAACGCGACCAACTTTAAGGTGGGCGACCGTGTCGGAGTCGGTTTCCTGGCTGCGAGTTGCCTCGAGTGCGAGTTCTGCAAAGCCTCCGAGGAGAACTACTGCGACGATGTCCAATTCACTTACAATGGTTTCTTCTGGGACGGCAGCATCACCTATGGTGGCTTTTCCAAAATGCTCGTGGCTGACAAGAG ATACGTTGTCCATGTCCCAGATAGCCTTCCACTGGATGCGGCAGCTTCCCTGCTATGTGCGGGGATCACTGTGTTCAGCCCAATGAAACACTACATGTGCCAGCCCGGCAAGAAGCTTGGGGTGGTCGGCCTCGGAGGCCTTGGTCATGTGGCCGTCAAGTTTGGGAAGGCCTTTGGACTTCATGTTACAGCTATCAGCACGACCCCCTCCAAGGAGAAGGATGCCAAAGAAAGACTCGGCGCTGATGACTTCATTGTCAGCACCGATATCGAAAGAATGAAG AGTGGGGCGAGGAGCCTAGACTGCATCATTGACACAGTACCTGTGAAGCACGCCCTGGGGCCAATCCTGAATCTGCTCACGGTGCGTGGTACCTTGGTCTTAGTCGGAGTTCCTGATAAACCGGTGGATCTTCCTTCCTTCCCATTGATTTTTG GCAAGAGGAACGTGGCTGGAAGCATGGTCGGAGGCATGAAAGAGACGCAGGAGATGATGGACTTCTGTGGGAAGCACAACATCACCTGCGACATCGAGCTTGTGAAACCAGATCAGATCAATGAGGCACTGGATAGGATTGCGAGGAACGATGTTCGTTACCGGTTCGTGATTGACATAGATGCTAGTTCTGATCACTAG